The bacterium genome includes the window AACCATCGTTGGGCGCCAAACACAATATCGTGCCCGGACGCGTGGAGGATGTGATCTATCTCGGCGGCATGACCAAATACTGGGTGCGCGTCGACGAATACAAGATCGCCATCAATCAACAGCATAACCGTTTTTATTTGGATGAGGAGCCAATCCGCTGGAACGACGATGTCTGGATCTGGTGGCACGCGGATGACGGCTTTATGCTCGAGCGCTACAGCGAGGCCGATGAGAGCCTGATGAGCCTGCCTCCGGAGAGCCTGGGAGAAGAAGGAGCAGAACCATGACCAGGCGGCATCGGATCTATGAATGGTTTATTACTGCGCCGAGCTTTGTCTGGTTGTTTCTGCTTTTTGTCATCCCCACCCTGGTGGTGTTTGCCATCCTTTTCAAGCCCGCAGATCCTTACGGCGGCATCGGGTCAGGGTGGACGCTGGAGACGCTGCGCAGCCTGGGCAATCCCAATTATCCGGCGATCATCTGGCGCACGCTTTGGCTCAGCGTGCTCACCACGATCTTATGCCTGCTGTTGGCCTTGCCGACCGGCTATTACATGGCCCGGGTCGATAAAAAATGGCACAACCTGCTTTTGCTCATGATCATCACGCCCTTTATGACCAGCTTTCTGGTGCGCATATTCGCCTGGAAAACATTGCTCCATCCCCAGGGCTTGATCAAGCAGGGCTTGGTTGTCTTGGGTCTGATCTCGCCGGAGGCCACGCTGCTTTACACCCCAGAGGCGGTGCTGTTGGTGATGGTCTACACCGAGCTGCCCTTCGCTATTCTGCCGATCTTTACCGCAGCGGAAAAATTCGATTTTCATCTGGTGGAAGCGGCGCGCGACCTCGGCGCCGGACCGCTGACCGCCTTTTTCAAGATCTTTGTACCAGGCATCAGCCGCGCCATTGCCACAGCGGTTTTGGTGGTGCTCATCCCGGCTTTGGGCTCTTATGTGATCCCGGATGTGGTCGGTGGTCCTAACAGTGAGATGATCGGCAACAAGATCGCCCAGCGCGCTTTTTCTGACCGCAATCTGCCCCATGCCAGCGGCCTGGCCGCAATTTTAACCCTCACTGTGTTAATCCCCATGATCGTCTCTTTGTTCCTGCAAACCCGGGAGGATCAGAAGCGGGCGCCTATCCTTCAGGAGAAGGCATGAAACGAAGCCGGCTGCCCTTCGTCGTGACCATCGGCGTGTTGATCTTTTTCTACCTGCCGATCATGGTCCTGGTGGTTAATTCGTTCAACGCCTCGGCGTATGGCGGTCATTGGGGCGGCTTTTCCTTGCGCTGGTATCTCAAACTGGTGGGGCAGCGCGATATTCTGCTGGCGCTGGAGAACACCGTCATCATCGCGTTTACCGCAACGCTGACCTCCTGTATTCTCGGAACCACGGCGGCCTTTGCCCTGCACTATTACAGATCCGCTCTGCAGCGCTATCATTTCATCCTGATCTATACGCCGCTGGTGGTGCCGGAGATTCTGATGGGCATGAGCCTGCTGCTCGCCTTTGTCGCCATCGGCGTGCGCCTCGGGCTGTTCACCATTTTTCTCGCCCATGTCACCTTTTGCGTCAGCTATGTCGCCATGGTCGTGCTGGCGCGGCTGCAGGACTTTGACATGGCGGTCATTGAAGCGGCTCAGGATTTGGGCGCCAACTGGTGGGTGACCACCTGGCGCGTACTGGCGCCGATGCTGGCGCCGGGCATCGCCTCCGGCGCCTTGCTGGCGCTGACGCTTTCGGTCGATGATTTTGTCATCTCATTTTTTGTCGCCGGTCCGGGGTCCACAACCTTGCCGATCCGCATCTACAGCATGATCAAATTCGGCTCGCCGGCCGTGCTCAATGCGCTTTCAACCATTCTGCTCGCCGTCACATTTATTCTGGTTTGGACGAGTCAAAGACTCACAACCAAAAAGGAAGAAGCAAAATGAAAAAAGGAACCATTCTTTTCACCGCGGTGTTCCTGCTGGCCTGCCTGGTGATGCTGTTGGGCTGCCATTCCAAGGGCGCTGACCTGCACCTCTACACTTGGGCCGACTATATCAAGCCGGAGCTGGTGCAGCAGTTTGAGCAGGAGAACAAATGCAAGATCATCATCGACACCTTTGACAGCAATGAGGGGATGTACGCCAAACTCAAGGCCGGCGCAACCGGCTATGACCTCATCACTCCCAGCTCCTATATGGCCAAGATCATGAACGATCAGGGAATGTTGCTCCCTCTGGATCACGCCAAACTCCCCAACCTCCTTCATATCGACTCGGAATACCTTCGGATCGCCGTTGATCCGGAGATGAAATACAGCGTTCCTTACATGGTCAGCTACACCGGGTTCGGTTATCTTCAGGACGCAGTTATGGATGTCACGCCCAGCTGGAAAATGTTGGATCGGTCGGATCTGAAAGGCCGCATGACCATGCTCAACGATATGCGCGAGACCATTGGCGCTGCGCTCAAATCCCTTGGCTACAGCCTTAACTCCGTGAACGACGACGAATTGTCAGCGGCCAAAGCGGTGGTCATCGGTTGGAAAAAGAACCTGGCCAAATTCGAAAACGAACAGTACAAGACCGGACTGGCATCCGGTGAATTTTTGCTGGTTCATGGCTACAGCGGCGATATTCTCAAAGTCCAGGAGGACAACGAGCAGGTGGCCTTCCTAATCCCTGAAGAGGGTTTCTCCCTGGCCTGCGATGATCTGGTCATCCCCAAGACCGCCGGTCAGGTGGATCTAGCCTTGAAATTCATCAACTTTATTCATACGCCCAGCGTGGCGGCCGCCAACACCGAGTACATCACCTATCTTTGCCCCAACCGGGCGAGCTATGATCTGCTCAGTGAAGAGATCAAATCCAATCCGGGCATTTTCCCGGACGAGGTCACTCGCAGCAAGGGTGAAGTGATCCAGGATCTGGGCGAATCCAACATCAAGTACACCAAAATCTGGGACGAAATCAAGGCGGCGGGAGACTGAGCCGACGCTTTCGGCAGGCGTTAATCCTTTGTGCTTTACCTTTTTTGCGTATATTATATTTACACACTTGACCTCTAATCAACCGGATGATCTGTTGGCGCCGGTGGAAGTGTTGCGGTGAAGAATCTATCCGTTATTATCCCAACTTTTAATCGCGCTGATATCCTGCCCCAGATTTTGCGACCGCTGCTGGAAGACCGGGAGCATATTTTGGAGATCATTATCGCTGACGATGGTTCAACCGATCGAACGGTTGAAATCGCCGGCGCCGTGGGAGCGCGCGTCATTCCGCTGCAAAGAAACCAGAATGCTAATCTCTGTCGCAATCAGGGTGCCCGCGCCGCCACCGGCGATATCTTGCTCTTTCTCGACAGCGATGTGGTGCTGACGCCGGCCAGTCTGCCCTATTTGCACTCCTGTTTCGAGAATCCGGCTGTGGACGGTGTGGTGGGCGTGTACTCCGCAGATCATCCCCATGGCAATCTGGTGAGCCAGTATAAAAATTTATGGATCCGCTATTCGTTCTTAAAAAGCCGATCCCGAGCCGATTGGATTTTCGGCGCCGTTTCTGCTATACGGCGGAGCGCGTTTTTAAAAGTTCATGGTTTCAATGAAGCCTATCAACCGCACAACGCCGATGATCTGGATCTCGGCAAGCGGCTCGTTGAGTCCTCGTTTTCCATTGTGCTGGATCCGAACTTGAGCGTCGAACATCTCAAGCGGCATACGCTGAAATCCCTACTGCGCAATGATTTCGTCCGCAGCCGCTGGTTTGTTTTTCTCGCTGATTTTTTTCAAGAGTTATCCAGTTCCTGGAAAAAGGGCGTTTTTAACGTTTATCCCGGTTTTATCCTGGCCACTGCTCTGGCCCCGGTTCTGTCCTTGTTCGTCTTTCTTTCTTTCCTGTGGAGACCGCTGGTTTGGGCTGTCTTGATCTCTCTGGCGGTCTATCTGATTTTGAATCTTCCATTTTTACGTTATTTTAAGCGCGAACGAGGGTGGCGCGCCGCATGGCTGGTCATCCCTGTGCTGTACCTCGATCATTTGGTTTGCGCCTTAGGGGCGTTTGTCGGCATGGTCGATTGGCTGATGGCCCGCCTTACCGGCCGGCCGGTACGGTGATAAACGGGCAAGCCGCGCGCCCATTCAGCGCGTGATCGTTTCAGTTTTGCTGATCTTTTGGCCTGTCCGGTCCCAGCCGCAGGGCCCTTTCATGGAGTGTAATCAGGAGTAGCGGTTGAGCGCGCATCCACCCATGCTGTCCGTTGTCTTGCCGACTTGTGATCGCTGTTCGTATTTGCAACGGACGTTGTCCAGTCTGTTTGCGCAGACGCTGTCACGCGATCGCTATGAGATCATCGTGGTGGATGACGGCAGCACCGACGGCACTCGGGATTGCATGGAGCGCTATCCTCAGATCAAGTTTATTCACCAGGAACATCGCGGGCCGGCTGCTGCGCGCAACCGCGGGGCCTATGCCGCTGCCGGCGAGATTCTGGTGTTTATCGATGATGATTGCACTGCGCCGGCGGATTGGCTGCAGCGGGTGCGCGACTATTTCAACCGGGCAGACCACGTCGTTTGCGGAGGCAAGACCATCAATGCGGCGACGAACCGTTATTTGAGCGGTATTCATCAATTCATCATCGATTTCTGGCAGGCGGCAGTCAATCGCGGCCAAGGCGAGGATCTTTTTCTTACCAGCAACAATCTGGCGGTGCGCCGGTCGGTTTTCGAACAGCTGCATGGCTTTGATGAAAAAATTTTGCACGCCGGCGCGGAGGACCGCCGATTGGTGCAGGCCATCCGCGACAACGGTTGGCGCATAGATTTCCTCACCGATCTTGTCATTTACCACCATCATGAATTGTCCCTTAGACGCTTTATCCGCCAGCAGTTTCATTACGGCCGTGGTTCATTTATTCTTTATCAACAGGCAACGCCGGCCGCGGCCAAACTTCCCTGGTCTTTGCTCGCCGGCCTGTTTCGCCAGGCCTGGGAAGCGGGATCGCCCTGCATCGGCCTGAAGCGGATCTCAGCCGTAACCCTGGCCCAGCTGTGTGTGGCCGCCGGTTTCATCGCCGAGGCTGGGAGAAAAAGCGGAACAGGCGACGGCAACTCGACCGGCGGCGGTCCGACCTCTGCATCCTCTCTCGCTCATGAGCTTGTGCCTTTTTTTTTCAGCGCGGCACTGTTGGTCGGTATCGGCGCCGTCAACTGGGCGCTGGTCAGCCGCATGCTCGATCAGGAACAGCTGGGAGTTTTGACCAGTCTGCTGTCCCTGCATCTGATCTTTTGGCCGCTCATGGAGCTCTGTACGAGCGCCGGCATGGTACGCCTGGCCGGCCGCCATTCAGCCCTGCCTGATGTAAAACGAACGAACTTGATATTTCGTTCCGCACTGCTGACCCAGCTTTTCTTGACCGCATCGTTGTGCATTGTTCTGCTGGTCTTGCCAGGGACATGGCTGAATTGGTTTTTCAACAAACCGCTCACAGCGCCGATGATGGGGGCCCTCGCCGTGGGGCTCGCCGGACTGACCTGTTATCAATTCGCTTTTTATGTGGCCAACACCCGCATGCAATTTCGCACCATGGCGCTGTTGCAGACCGTCCTCGCGTTTGTGCGTATCCTCGCGCTGTTGAGCTGCTTTTTTTTCTTAAGCCGGTCGCAACTCCAGGCGATCCTGGCAATTTACATGGCCAGCTATTGGTTTCCTCTGCTCTTTGTCCAGCCGTCTATGCGGCAGGTGTTTCGGACAGAGCGCGACGGGAAAATACGGCGCAGCTTTTATTCCTGGAAGGTGAGCCAAAAACTGCTTCGCTACGGCAGCTGGGGCAGCCTGTCCGGTTTTCTCCTTTCGGCCAATCAAAACCTCGGCGCCATCTTGCTGCTGCGCTACGGCCTGGACAGAGACGCCGGCATTTTCGGCCTGGCCCTGATCGCCAGCAGTTTTGTGGTGACGCTTATCAATGTGATTCTGCAATATGGTCTTCCCTTTGCCTGCCGGCTTCAAGATCGCAGCAGCATGCAGCGTTTTTACCGTTCCTCGGTTCAGTTGATGGGCCCCATTTTTTTAATCACAGGCTTCGCCGTCGCGGCCGCCTATTTCATCTTTCCGTTGTGGTTGGGCGACAAAGGAGCGCTTGCCTATCCCATTTTTGCCCTGCTCTGCCTGTCTCACCTCATCAATGCGTTGTTCAAACCTTTGTACAATATTTTTCATTATCTCTACAAGCCGCACCTGATCACCCTGGACCTGTTTTCTCGGCTGATGTTTCTGCTCATCCTGGCTTCGTGGATGATACCACGGTGGGGCGCTGAGGGCATGGCGGGCGCGCAGCTGATCGCCATGGCCGTGTCGTCATTTCTGACTTTGGGGTTGTACCGGTGGCAATTGCGGCGGCAGCCTGACGCCGGCGGTTGATGCCTCAATCCAAAAAGAAGACTATTTGGATGAAACAGGGGGAACAGAATGTTGTAAAATAAGGGTACGGTATGGAAAGCAGAACTCTTAAAAAACCATCTGTTTCGTTACTAGTCACCTGCAGTGTTTTCAAAGAGCAATTTTTATCATTCCTGCGCAGCGTGGTGCAATCCGCGCCGGTCGAACAGGTCGAACTGTTACTCATCGTAAGAAAAGAGTGTGCCTACTGTTCTCTGGTGACAGCTCACTTTTGGCAGGTCAACCAGGTGATCATCGAAGAGGGCGAGGCCCTCAACGATGCACGCGCCGGCGCTGTTGTTGCGGCTCAGAGCGACATCGTCGTTTTTGCCGAAGATCATACGCAGCTGAATGGGCCCTGGGTCGAAACACTGCTTCGTATGTATGAGGACCGTCGAATCTCCGCCGTCGGCTGGACCATCCAACCCGGCCATGTGAAGACCATTACGAGCTGGTATGGTTTTCTGGTTGAATATGGATGGTGGGGCCCTGGAGTGGCTTCCGGCGCACCGGTCACCCATCTGCCCGGCCATAATTCCTCCTATCGCCGCAGCCGGCTTTTGTCCTATGGCGCTGATCTGAATAGACTGATGCTGGCGGAGGCGTTTCTTCATTGGGATCTGACCAGGCGAGGAGACCTTCTTTATTTCACCACAGACATACACTCGGTGCATTTTGAACCATATACTCTACGCGAGTTATGGCTGGCGGATTTTTGGTATGGCTGGAATTTCGCCGATACTCGGCAAACTTTTGCCCGATGGGGCTATGGCAAACGGCTGCTCTTCGCCGCCGCCATTTGGTTAAAGCCTTTGGTGCGTTGGCGGGAACTGCTCAGGATTCCAAGACATCATACGTCGTACCCGCACGGCATTCTCCGGCGTTGTGCCGTGCCCATCACCATCACGTTCTATATTTCCACCTTGGGAGAATGTCTGGGGCATCTTTTCGGCAACGCCGGGGCTGCTAAACAGCTGGAAGAGTATGAAATAGGGACAAATCGCAGAGTAGAATAAAATGCGCTTTTCTGTCATCATACCTGCTTATCGTTCAGAAGAAACACTGGCCGCTTGTCTGGATGGATTCCGCATGCAGCGTTACGCTGATTATGAAGTTATTCTGGTGGACAGTTCACCCAACGATCGATGTCGCACCATTGCGGAAGAATTCGGCGTGCATCTGATTCGCTCGGAAAAGCGGTTGTGGATGCACCAGGCCCGAGAGGCCGGGATTGCCGCCAGTGAGGGGGAGATCCTTGTCTTTACCGATCCCGACTGTGTTCCCGCGCCCGATTGGCTTGAACAGATCGATGAGGCGGCGCGACGCGGACAGCGATTGATCGGCGGCGCCATCGCCTGTTTTCCGGGCGGCTTCTGGACGAACGTGGCCCATTTGGCAAAATTTTGGCTGTGGCTGCCGGGCGGTCCACCTTCGGTCTATGACCAGCCCCCGTTCGACACCCTCGCCACTGCCAATCTGGCGATCGACCGCGACTGGTACAAAACTCTGGGCGGATTGAATCAAACGTTCGTCGCTGCCGACACTCTGCTGTGCTTTCACAGCAGCGCCCAAGGAGTGAAGCCCTTTTTTCAATCCTCAGCCGTTGTCCAGCACATCCATGTCCACGTCACACTGGTCACACTTCTGCGCGAGCGTTGGCAGCGGGGGCAGGATTATTTTCGCATGCGCCGCGCCTTTCAAAAATGGCCTTCCATTGTCAAACTGCTTTTTCTCGCGGGATGGCCGTTTTTCGTGCTGCGCACGCTCTACTGGCAGGGGCTTCAAGCCCGGCGAACCCGAACGGTCGGTCTGTTTGCCAAAACAATGCC containing:
- a CDS encoding spermidine/putrescine ABC transporter substrate-binding protein; this encodes MKKGTILFTAVFLLACLVMLLGCHSKGADLHLYTWADYIKPELVQQFEQENKCKIIIDTFDSNEGMYAKLKAGATGYDLITPSSYMAKIMNDQGMLLPLDHAKLPNLLHIDSEYLRIAVDPEMKYSVPYMVSYTGFGYLQDAVMDVTPSWKMLDRSDLKGRMTMLNDMRETIGAALKSLGYSLNSVNDDELSAAKAVVIGWKKNLAKFENEQYKTGLASGEFLLVHGYSGDILKVQEDNEQVAFLIPEEGFSLACDDLVIPKTAGQVDLALKFINFIHTPSVAAANTEYITYLCPNRASYDLLSEEIKSNPGIFPDEVTRSKGEVIQDLGESNIKYTKIWDEIKAAGD
- a CDS encoding ABC transporter permease, coding for MKRSRLPFVVTIGVLIFFYLPIMVLVVNSFNASAYGGHWGGFSLRWYLKLVGQRDILLALENTVIIAFTATLTSCILGTTAAFALHYYRSALQRYHFILIYTPLVVPEILMGMSLLLAFVAIGVRLGLFTIFLAHVTFCVSYVAMVVLARLQDFDMAVIEAAQDLGANWWVTTWRVLAPMLAPGIASGALLALTLSVDDFVISFFVAGPGSTTLPIRIYSMIKFGSPAVLNALSTILLAVTFILVWTSQRLTTKKEEAK
- a CDS encoding ABC transporter permease → MTRRHRIYEWFITAPSFVWLFLLFVIPTLVVFAILFKPADPYGGIGSGWTLETLRSLGNPNYPAIIWRTLWLSVLTTILCLLLALPTGYYMARVDKKWHNLLLLMIITPFMTSFLVRIFAWKTLLHPQGLIKQGLVVLGLISPEATLLYTPEAVLLVMVYTELPFAILPIFTAAEKFDFHLVEAARDLGAGPLTAFFKIFVPGISRAIATAVLVVLIPALGSYVIPDVVGGPNSEMIGNKIAQRAFSDRNLPHASGLAAILTLTVLIPMIVSLFLQTREDQKRAPILQEKA
- a CDS encoding glycosyltransferase, which translates into the protein MSAHPPMLSVVLPTCDRCSYLQRTLSSLFAQTLSRDRYEIIVVDDGSTDGTRDCMERYPQIKFIHQEHRGPAAARNRGAYAAAGEILVFIDDDCTAPADWLQRVRDYFNRADHVVCGGKTINAATNRYLSGIHQFIIDFWQAAVNRGQGEDLFLTSNNLAVRRSVFEQLHGFDEKILHAGAEDRRLVQAIRDNGWRIDFLTDLVIYHHHELSLRRFIRQQFHYGRGSFILYQQATPAAAKLPWSLLAGLFRQAWEAGSPCIGLKRISAVTLAQLCVAAGFIAEAGRKSGTGDGNSTGGGPTSASSLAHELVPFFFSAALLVGIGAVNWALVSRMLDQEQLGVLTSLLSLHLIFWPLMELCTSAGMVRLAGRHSALPDVKRTNLIFRSALLTQLFLTASLCIVLLVLPGTWLNWFFNKPLTAPMMGALAVGLAGLTCYQFAFYVANTRMQFRTMALLQTVLAFVRILALLSCFFFLSRSQLQAILAIYMASYWFPLLFVQPSMRQVFRTERDGKIRRSFYSWKVSQKLLRYGSWGSLSGFLLSANQNLGAILLLRYGLDRDAGIFGLALIASSFVVTLINVILQYGLPFACRLQDRSSMQRFYRSSVQLMGPIFLITGFAVAAAYFIFPLWLGDKGALAYPIFALLCLSHLINALFKPLYNIFHYLYKPHLITLDLFSRLMFLLILASWMIPRWGAEGMAGAQLIAMAVSSFLTLGLYRWQLRRQPDAGG
- a CDS encoding TOBE domain-containing protein, which codes for PSLGAKHNIVPGRVEDVIYLGGMTKYWVRVDEYKIAINQQHNRFYLDEEPIRWNDDVWIWWHADDGFMLERYSEADESLMSLPPESLGEEGAEP
- a CDS encoding glycosyltransferase family 2 protein gives rise to the protein MRFSVIIPAYRSEETLAACLDGFRMQRYADYEVILVDSSPNDRCRTIAEEFGVHLIRSEKRLWMHQAREAGIAASEGEILVFTDPDCVPAPDWLEQIDEAARRGQRLIGGAIACFPGGFWTNVAHLAKFWLWLPGGPPSVYDQPPFDTLATANLAIDRDWYKTLGGLNQTFVAADTLLCFHSSAQGVKPFFQSSAVVQHIHVHVTLVTLLRERWQRGQDYFRMRRAFQKWPSIVKLLFLAGWPFFVLRTLYWQGLQARRTRTVGLFAKTMPWLLVCNSAWMLGQTWAAVRSDHETAD
- a CDS encoding glycosyltransferase, translating into MKNLSVIIPTFNRADILPQILRPLLEDREHILEIIIADDGSTDRTVEIAGAVGARVIPLQRNQNANLCRNQGARAATGDILLFLDSDVVLTPASLPYLHSCFENPAVDGVVGVYSADHPHGNLVSQYKNLWIRYSFLKSRSRADWIFGAVSAIRRSAFLKVHGFNEAYQPHNADDLDLGKRLVESSFSIVLDPNLSVEHLKRHTLKSLLRNDFVRSRWFVFLADFFQELSSSWKKGVFNVYPGFILATALAPVLSLFVFLSFLWRPLVWAVLISLAVYLILNLPFLRYFKRERGWRAAWLVIPVLYLDHLVCALGAFVGMVDWLMARLTGRPVR